The following coding sequences lie in one Spea bombifrons isolate aSpeBom1 chromosome 5, aSpeBom1.2.pri, whole genome shotgun sequence genomic window:
- the LOC128497822 gene encoding ethanolaminephosphotransferase 1-like isoform X1: protein MFSHHYVTADQLAGFDKYKYSAVDTNPLSVYVMQHLWNKVVKIIPLWIAPNLLTLSGFLIVLVNYFILSFFDWNYTASGNGHQHIPNWVWISAALGNFLAYALDSIDGKHARRTQSSSPLGELFDHGLDSWTASIFPLSLFSIFGSDSGDAGLSAKTMYYVSCIVLFTFMLSHWEKYNTGILFLPWAYDISQVSLTAVYILTAVFGVDAWHKPLWFNCYMTDILITFLVGCSLLIAFPQTVYNIYLGYKQKTLLKTSVYEALLPLFSPALLFLLLTVWVISSPCGILEKQPRLFLWMVGVTFSNVTCRVIISQMSNTRSEVFHWMLLPLFLVVMAAVSGYLGQMEDFTFIFFTVFATAAHVHYGVCVGRQLSKHLNIYIFSLRKRGKNVNMPSIPEPY, encoded by the exons tacagTGCTGTGGATACAAACCCATTGTCTGTGTATGTAATGCAACATCTATGGAATAAAGTTGTTAAg aTTATACCACTTTGGATAGCACCAAATTTATTAACTTTAAGTGGATTTTTGATCGTTTTAGTGAATTATTTTATACTATCCTTCTTTGATTGGAACTATACTGCATCAG GCAATGGACATCAGCATATCCCAAATTGGGTCTGGATTTCTGCAGCACTGGGAAACTTTTTGGCATATGCATTAG ATTCAATTGACGGAAAACATGCCAGAAGGACACAGTCCAGTAGCCCGTTGGGAGAATTATTTGACCATGGACTTGACAGCTGGACAGCATCTATTTTTCCATTATCATTGTTTTCCATCTTTGGATCCGATTCAGGAGATGCTGGTTTATCAGCAAAGACTATGTATTACGTATCATGTATTGTTTTGTTCACATTTATGCTCTCACATTGGGAGAAATACAACACTGGGATACTCTTTCTTCCCTGGGCATATGATATCAGTCAAGtg TCTTTGACAGCGGTCTATATTTTGACAGCTGTATTTGGAGTAGACGCTTGGCACAAACCGTTATGGTTCAACTGCTACATGACGGACATATTGATAACATTTCTTGTTG GCTGCAGCCTTTTAATTGCCTTTCCACAGACAGTGTACAACATATATCT AGGATATAAACAGAAAACCTTGCTGAAGACATCAGTGTACGAAGCCCTTTTACCATTATTCTCTCCGGCCCTGCTATTTCTTTTGCTGACTGTCTGGGTTATATCATCTCCGTGCGGTATCCTAGAAAAACAGCCTAGATTGTTTTTATGGATGGTCGGGGTAACTTTTTCTAACGTCACT TGCCGAGTGATTATCAGCCAGATGAGCAACACAAGATCTGAAGTGTTCCACTGGATGCTGCTGCCCCTGTTTCTGGTAGTGATGGCTGCTGTGTCGGGCTACTTAGGACAAATGGAGGACTTCACCTTCATTTTCTTCACTGTTTTTGCTACTGCTGCACATGTACATTATGGGGTTTGCGTG GGGAGACAACTCAGCAAACATCTCAACATCTACATATTCTCCTTAAGGAAGCG GGGAAAGAATGTGAATATGCCTTCGATCCCAGAGCCATATTAA
- the LOC128497822 gene encoding ethanolaminephosphotransferase 1-like isoform X2, which produces MFSHHYVTADQLAGFDKYKYSAVDTNPLSVYVMQHLWNKVVKIIPLWIAPNLLTLSGFLIVLVNYFILSFFDWNYTASGNGHQHIPNWVWISAALGNFLAYALDSIDGKHARRTQSSSPLGELFDHGLDSWTASIFPLSLFSIFGSDSGDAGLSAKTMYYVSCIVLFTFMLSHWEKYNTGILFLPWAYDISQVSLTAVYILTAVFGVDAWHKPLWFNCYMTDILITFLVGCSLLIAFPQTVYNIYLGYKQKTLLKTSVYEALLPLFSPALLFLLLTVWVISSPCGILEKQPRLFLWMVGVTFSNVTCRVIISQMSNTRSEVFHWMLLPLFLVVMAAVSGYLGQMEDFTFIFFTVFATAAHVHYGVCVGRQLSKHLNIYIFSLRKRYAD; this is translated from the exons tacagTGCTGTGGATACAAACCCATTGTCTGTGTATGTAATGCAACATCTATGGAATAAAGTTGTTAAg aTTATACCACTTTGGATAGCACCAAATTTATTAACTTTAAGTGGATTTTTGATCGTTTTAGTGAATTATTTTATACTATCCTTCTTTGATTGGAACTATACTGCATCAG GCAATGGACATCAGCATATCCCAAATTGGGTCTGGATTTCTGCAGCACTGGGAAACTTTTTGGCATATGCATTAG ATTCAATTGACGGAAAACATGCCAGAAGGACACAGTCCAGTAGCCCGTTGGGAGAATTATTTGACCATGGACTTGACAGCTGGACAGCATCTATTTTTCCATTATCATTGTTTTCCATCTTTGGATCCGATTCAGGAGATGCTGGTTTATCAGCAAAGACTATGTATTACGTATCATGTATTGTTTTGTTCACATTTATGCTCTCACATTGGGAGAAATACAACACTGGGATACTCTTTCTTCCCTGGGCATATGATATCAGTCAAGtg TCTTTGACAGCGGTCTATATTTTGACAGCTGTATTTGGAGTAGACGCTTGGCACAAACCGTTATGGTTCAACTGCTACATGACGGACATATTGATAACATTTCTTGTTG GCTGCAGCCTTTTAATTGCCTTTCCACAGACAGTGTACAACATATATCT AGGATATAAACAGAAAACCTTGCTGAAGACATCAGTGTACGAAGCCCTTTTACCATTATTCTCTCCGGCCCTGCTATTTCTTTTGCTGACTGTCTGGGTTATATCATCTCCGTGCGGTATCCTAGAAAAACAGCCTAGATTGTTTTTATGGATGGTCGGGGTAACTTTTTCTAACGTCACT TGCCGAGTGATTATCAGCCAGATGAGCAACACAAGATCTGAAGTGTTCCACTGGATGCTGCTGCCCCTGTTTCTGGTAGTGATGGCTGCTGTGTCGGGCTACTTAGGACAAATGGAGGACTTCACCTTCATTTTCTTCACTGTTTTTGCTACTGCTGCACATGTACATTATGGGGTTTGCGTG GGGAGACAACTCAGCAAACATCTCAACATCTACATATTCTCCTTAAGGAAGCGGTATGCAGACTGA